A stretch of DNA from Curtobacterium sp. MCBD17_035:
TGCAGGCGGCCACCGCGCTGTGCCGCGACCGCGCCGGCCAGACCCGCGAGCCCGAACAGTCCGATGACGACCACGGGGTAGTGGAACGGTGGCCCGCTGAGCAGGAACGTCAGCGCGGTCCAGAACATCGTGAACGCCCCGAACCCCGTGGCGCTCAGGGCGAGGGTCCACCGGACCACGGGTTCGTGGACGACCACGAGGAACACCGACCGGATGAGCGCCGGGTACCGGATGCGCGCCTTCGGCTCGAGCGTCGGGATCGCCCGGTACAACAGGAACGCGAGCACCACGGCGGCGACCGCGGCGATGACGAAGATCGTCCGCCAGCCCGCGACCTCGGCGATGAGCCCGCTCAGGGTCCGGGACACCAGGATCCCGGTCAGGAGGCCCGACGCCACCGTCCCGACGACCCGCCCGCGGTGTTCGTCGGTCGCCAGGTCCCCGGCGAGCGGCGTGAGCACCTGCCCCGCCACCGTGGTCAGCCCGACCGCGGCGAGCGCCACGAGGAGTGCGGCCATGGACGGGGCGAGCGCACATGCGGCGAGGGCGACCGCGGACAGCACGAGCATGAGCGGGACGAGCTTCCGTCGGTCCACCACGTCGCCGAGGGGCACGACGAGCAGGATCCCGACGGCGTACCCGAGCTGGGTCACGGTGACGAGCCACCCGGCGGTCGAGGTCGACCCGTGCAGGTCCCCGGCGATGAAGTCGAGGAGCGGCTGCGCCCAGTACAGGTTGCCGACGGCGGCGCCGCCCGCGATCGCGAACAGGAGGGTGCGGCCGGTCGTCATGCCGGTCCGGGAGGGCTGGGTCACCCCACCAGCCTGCCCCTCGCCGGCCGAT
This window harbors:
- a CDS encoding MFS transporter; amino-acid sequence: MTQPSRTGMTTGRTLLFAIAGGAAVGNLYWAQPLLDFIAGDLHGSTSTAGWLVTVTQLGYAVGILLVVPLGDVVDRRKLVPLMLVLSAVALAACALAPSMAALLVALAAVGLTTVAGQVLTPLAGDLATDEHRGRVVGTVASGLLTGILVSRTLSGLIAEVAGWRTIFVIAAVAAVVLAFLLYRAIPTLEPKARIRYPALIRSVFLVVVHEPVVRWTLALSATGFGAFTMFWTALTFLLSGPPFHYPVVVIGLFGLAGLAGAVAAQRGGRLHDRGWNVPATGALWVLALVAFVVAGLGGRSVVLVLVAIVLLDIAIQGQNILNQARIFAVSHEARSRLNTAFVTGNFIGGAIGSALAGLLWDDWGWTGVTVAGAVLAGFALTVWLVGRRGPLRVG